From Bradyrhizobium erythrophlei:
TGCCGTAATAGATGTCGTGCATGCCCTGCAGCGCCGGGTTCATCCCCGAATTGACCTCGAGAATGATCTTGTCGGCCTGATCCAGCCAGGTCTTGTTGTTGCCGATGGACGTCGAGGGCACCAGGCTGCCGTCCGGCAGGATGGCGGTGACCTCGACCAGGGCGACATCCAGATGCCCGAGAAAACCGAACCAGACGAACTGCGCGACATGGCTGAGGTGGATGTCGATATATTCCATCGCGCCGGCATTGATGCGCTCGCGTGTAATCGGATCGGACTGGTAGGGCAGGCGCAGTTCGATGCCGTTGACCTTGGCCAGCGCACCGTCCAGTTCGGGCGCGGTCGAAGCACCGGTCCAGACGCCGATCCGGAAGGTTTCGCCGCGCGCGTGGGCGGCCTCGATCCGGCGCGCCAGCGCCAGCGGAACGGCCTTCGGATAACCCGATCCGGTAAAGCCGCTCATGCCCACATTCGCGCCATGCGGCACCAGCGCCGCGGCGTCCTCGGCCGACATGATCTTGGAGCGAAGTTCGGCCGACATGATCCGCGAACGATCGATCGTCATGAAAATCCTTGAGATGGACAAGAGATGGCTTCGCTCGCTTGACGAACTTGCGCATCCCTGGCCTCGCTGGCAAGGCGGCCGTTTGACGGATATCAACGCGGTTCGCGACGCTGTTGGGACGAGGCGTCAGCCCTCTGCCGGAGCGAGCGCGTCCCCGCGGTCGGCTTCCGGGCTTTCGCTTGGCGCCGATTCGCCGGCGGCCCGAAAGGCATAGACGTCCATTCGCAGGATCGAGTAGGTCGCACTTGCGTGCAGCCGTTCGGCGCGCGCTCTCTCTCCGCCGGCGCCCAGCACCGCGTATAACGGCAAAAGGTGCTCTTCGCTCGGATGGTTCTTGACCGCGAACGGCGCCTGTCGCCGGTAGTCGAGCAGATCCTCGGTTCGACCCGTGGTCAGTGCGGAATGGAACCAGTCGGCGAAAGCGTTGACCCAATCCGGGGCCGGATCGTTCGGCCCGTGGCCGCGAAATTCCGACAGGTCGTGCGTCAGGCTGCCGCTGCCGATGATCAGCACTCCCTCCTGGCGCAGCGGCGCCAGGGCGCGCCCCACGCGAAGATGGTGCAGGGGTCCGAGATGCGGCTGCACCGAAAGTTGCAAAACCGGAATGTCGGCCTGCGGATACATTAGCAGCAGCGGCACCCAGGCCCCGTGATCGAGGCCGCGGCTGCGGTCGATCCGGGAGTCGATACCGGATCCGCGCAGCAGGTCGGAGACTCCTGCGGCAACCGCCGGCGAGCCGGGGGCCGGATACTGCAGCTCGTAGAGCGCCCGTGGAAAACCGCCGAAATCGTGGATGGTGTCATTGCGATCGGCGGCGCTGATCGTCGGAACCTGTGTCTCCCAATGCGCCGAGATCACGAGGATCGCCTTGGGACGCGTCAGCATCCCGCCGAGCTCGCCCAGGAACGACCGCGCCGGCGTGTCGGTGAGTGGCAGGGTCGGTGCACCGTGCGACACGAACAGGCTTGGCAATGGCAAGGTCATGACGGTTCCTCGAGCGGCGCAGGGCAGGGATACCGGCCCCGTTGTGCTCAATGTGGGTGTGCGCCGGTGAGTTTACCGAGGGGATTATCGGCGCCGGAGAAGCGCAGCGCAAAAGCGCCGTCGCCGAGCAATGCCTGGACGATCAGCGCGATACTCCAGAACGCCGGATATTCCCAGCCGCCGTGGGGGTTGGTGAAGAAGAAGCCGGCCGCGCCGTGCACCGTGAAGATGGCGCCGAGCAGGATCGGCAGGACGACAATCGCTGCGATGCGGGTCCACAGCCCGAGGATCAGCGCGATGCCGCCAAGCACCTCGACGGCGATGGTGAGATAGGCCAGTGCGGGCGGCAGCCCGACGCTGTCGAAGAATTTCGCTGTGCCGGCCGGGGTGAAGACGAAGAACTTCAGGCCGGCATGCGCCAGAAAGAGAACTCCCAGGCTGAGGCGCAGCAGGAGCGTCGCGTAGGGGGCGGTTCGGGAATCAATCATGGCTGTCTCCAAGTTAGGTCGGCCCATATGATCTATTCCTGATGGGGTGATAACCTGGTAATATGGAATGATAGATCACCCTGACAGAGTGAAGTAATCCATGTTGGACCGGCTGACGGGCCTTGAGGTCTTCGCCCGGGTGGCCGGCGCCGGCAGCCTTTCCGCCGCCGCGCGGGCGCTCGGCATGTCGCAGACCATGGTCACCAAACACATCGCCGCGCTCGAGGGCCGGCTGGGCGTCAAGCTCTTCCACCGCACGACGCGGCGGCTTTCGATCACCGAGGCCGGGCGCAACTACCTGGAATCCTCCGCGCGCATCCTGGCGGAACTCGAAGCCGCCGATGCCGCGGTCGCGGCGGATCGGGTCGAGCCGAGGGGATTGCTGCGGCTCAATGCACCGGTCTCGTTCGGCACGCGGCAGATCGCGCCGCTGCTCGCGGAATTTGCGGCGCGCCATCCGCGCGTCACCGTCGAGCTTGGCCTCAACGACCGGCTGGTGGACCTCGTGGAGGAGGGCTGGGACCTCGCGATCCGCATCGGCAATCTCTCCAGTTCAAGCCTGATTGCGCGGCGAATTGCACCGTGCCGTATCGCGGTATGCGCGGCGCCGTCTTATCTCAAATCGCGCGGCACCCCGCGCACGGTGGCGAGCCTCGCGGATCATAATTGTCTGGGTTATACGCTGTCGCAACGGACTCCCATCGATCGATGGGTGTTCGGCGCCGGCGCCGATTTCAGCGTCCAGATCTCGGGTAATCTGCGCGCGAACAATGGCGATGCGCTGCGGGCGGCCGCGATCGCGGGACAGGGGATCATCCACCAGCCGACCTTCATCGTGGCGGACGATCTGCGCGCTGGCCGACTGGTTGCGCTCACTTTGGACCAGCCGAATGTCGAACTGGGCGGCATCTATGCCGTGTTCCTGCCGGATCGCCATCCGCCGGCGAGGGTGCGCGCGTTCATCGACTTCATCGCGGGCCGGTTTGCGCCGGAACCCCCGTGGGATCGTGAGCTTGCTTCGCCACGCGGACGCGGCCGTGCGACGGGATGAGATTTGCGCAACGGAGCAGGGGGCGTCACAGGCCCCACTCCGATCTTTGCGGCAAGAACCGCCCGGACTTGCCGGGCGGCCTTGTTCATTTCACGCGGGCGGCGACTATTCGCCCTCAGTGCCGATCGCATAGGCGGTTTCGCCGTGAACCGCGTCGTCACCCACTTTCAGGGTGGCCTCGTCCATGCGCAGCGGCACGATGAAGCCGATCACCTTGAGGATGATGAAGGTCGCGATCGCGTTGTAGACGATGATGAAGGCGGCGCCTTCCGCCTGCAGTACCAGCTGCTGGGCGTTGCCATAGAGCAACCCGGTGATGTTGACGCCGGGCGCTTCCTTGTCGGTGCCGATATACATCAGCATATCCGGATTGGCGAAGATACCGGTCAGCAGGCCGCCGGTGAGGCCCGCTACGCCGTGGGTCGAGAACACGCTGAGCGTATCGTCCACCTTCATCATGAAGCGGGTCTTCTGCAGCTTGTTCATGGCGAGCCAGGGAATGATGCCGGCGATGACGCCGATGCTGATCGCTCCCATGCCGTCGACATAGCCGGCGGCGGGCGTGATCGCGACCAGCCCCGCGATCATGCCGTTGACCGCACCCAGCACCGATGGTTTGCCGTAGGCGATCTTGTCCAACACGGTCCAGACCAGCAGCGCCACCGCGGTGCAGGTGTTGGTGTTGAGCACCGCCGCCCCGGCGTCGGCATTGGCGAAATAGGGATCGCCGCCGTTAAAACCGTTCCAGCCGAGCCACAGGATTCCGGCGCCGACCAGCGTCATCAGCAGGCTGTTGGGCGGGAAATGGTCGCGGTCCGCCTGTAGCCGCGGACCGATCACCCAGGCAGCGACGAAGCCCGATGTGCCGGCGGCAAGATGGATGACATAACCGCCCGAGAAATCCGCGACCCCCATGCCGGCGAGCCAGCCGCCACCCCACAGGCTGAACGCGCCGACCGTATAGACCAGCGTCATCCACACCGGGCAGAAGATCATCCACGCGGTGAAGTTCATGCGGCCGAGCACCGAACCGGCGAGGATGATGACGGTGATGGCGGCGAACACGAACTGGAAGAAGATCAGCGTCGCCATCGGGAAGGTCAGCGCCGGCATGCCGGCGGCGGCCGCCGGAACGCTTGCCTGACCGGTGATAAAGGCCGCCGATGTCGCAAGCCCCGGCGTGCCGAGGAACGGGAATAATTGCGGCCCGAACGCCATGTTGTAGTCGAAGAGAATCCAGACGACCAAGACGGAAGCAAACGCGTAGATCGCCATGAAGGCGGAGTTGATCGCCCATTTCTTCTTGACGATGCCGCCATAGAGAACCGTCAGTCCGGGAATACTTTGCAGACCGACGAAGGTTGCAGCTGCGAGCTGCCAGGCGTTATTTCCAGTGTCGAGCCATTGTGGTGATGGTACGAGTGCCATGAGCGTTCCCCAATTTTTGAACGAAGCTCAGTCCGTGCAACCGGCCGCACGGACCAGCACATAAAAAAACGCAAGGATTATACCATCTGTCGCAGGCGCACCTTGACGTTGAGTGATATGAGTTTTCCAGTGTGCGCCTTGCCGGACGCGCCGCTGAATTGATTAATAAATGTGCATTTGAACAACGGATAGGCAAACAAGCGCGAGGGGGCGATCGATGGTGCTGACCCGGCTGGCGGCGGCAATTGGCGTATCGGCGGTGGCGATGATGGCTGCCGCGCTCGGCGGCGCTGCGGCGCAGCACGGCGAAGCCGCCACGACCTGCACCAATGTCGCAAGCGGCACCAATTGGCAGATCAGGATCGACTACGACCGAGCTACCGTCGACTCCAATCCGGCCCGCATCAGCGACGCGCAGATTTCGTGGCGCGACGCCGGCGACGGCGGCAATTACACGCTTGACCGCAAATCCGGAAAATTGACCGTCATCCTCGCGTCGAGCACCGGCGGCTCTTTCTTCTATCACCGCTGCAAGCTGGAGAATTGAGGTCGCGCGGCTGTCGCGGAAATGGGAGCGGCGGCAATGGCTCAGCGGGTTTCCGGCGTCAAGGCAAGTGTCGGCTTCGTTTCGGAGACCGGGCCGCGCAAACGCAATGAAGATTTCGCCGGTGCCGTTTTCGGCTCCGAACTGCCCGAGCCGCGCCGCGACGTGGTGGCGGCGCTATCGGATGGCATCGGCAGCACCAAAGGCGGACGCGAGGCGGCCGAGATCGCGGTGCGCGGTTTCCTGGACGGATTTTGCGATTTGCCGGAGACGATGGAGGTGCGGCGCGCCGCCGCCATCGTGCTGAATGCGCTCAACGGCTGGATCTATTCGCAAGCGCATCGCGATCCCGAATTGTCGGGGATGGGATGCACTTTCACCGCGCTGGTGCTGCGCGGGCGCGTCGCGCATGTGCTGCATGTCGGCGACAGCCGCGCCTACCGGCTGAGCCGCGATCGCCTGACCTGCCTCACGTCGGACCATGTTCGCCAGGGCGGAAAAGGCGGCGGCCGGTCGAACGTCCTTACCCGCGCGCTGGGCGTCGAGACCGAACTGCGGCTGGACTACGGCACGCAGCCGGTGGCGCAGCACGATCGCTTCCTGCTTTGCAGCGATGGCGTGCACGGCTATCTCGCCGATGAGTTCATCGCCGGGATCATGCAGGAGCGCGTCTCCTCCGAGGATACCGCGCGAGCCCTGGTCGCGGCCGCGCTCGATGCCGGCAGCGCCGACAATTGCACCGCTCTGGTGCTCGACGTGGTTGGACTCGCAACCGCCGAGACGGCCGACATCGGCGCCAACATCGCGCAGCTGCCGCTGGTCCCGGTACCGCAGGGCGGCGAGACCATCGATGGCTTCGTGCTCAAGGTGCTGCTGTCCGACGGTCGCTACACCCGTCTATTCGGCGCGGAGGACGAGGTCGAGGGCGGCGAGGTGGCGTTGAAATTCCCCAAGCCGATGGTGGCCGGCGTGGACGCCTATCGCGCGGCTTTCATTCGCGAGGCGTGGGTGGGTGCGCGGGTGAACAGTCCCTGGCTCGGCCACGTCATCGAACTTCCGCCGGGACGGCAGAGCTGCCTCTACACGGTGATGCCGCTCTATCAGGGCGAGCTGCTGGAGACCCGGATCGCGCGCCGGCCCGCGCTCGGTCTGGAGGAAGGACGCCAGATTGCGATCAAGCTGGCGCGGGCGGCGGCGGCGCTGCACCGCGTGGGCATCGTGCATCGCGACATCAAGCCCGACAACGTCATCCTCGAAAGCGGGGGATCGCTCAAGCTGATCGATCTCGGCGTGGTGCGCGTCCCCGGCATGGAGGACGCCCCGCCCGAGGACATTCCGGGCACGCCCGCTTATATGGCGCCGGAAATGTTCGACGGTGAAGCCGGCAACGAGGCCACCGACATTTACGCGCTGGGCGTCACCATGTTCCGCGCCTTCACCGGCGAATTTCCTTATGGCAATCCGGACGCCACCAGCCGGCCGCGCCGGGACCGGCCGGCACACCTTTCCGCTTTGCGCCCGGACCTGCCGGCCTGGCTTCAAGCCGCGATTGGCCGCGCCATCGCCAGGGATCCCGCGGATCGTTTTCGCGACATGGCCGAGTTTGCCGTGGAGATCGAGGCGGGGCCGGCGCGCGCGCCGGTCGCGGTCCACAGGCCCCGGACGCTGTACGAACGCGAACCGCTTCGATTCTGGCAGGGCGTGGCCGCGCTGCTTGCGCTCGCGCTGCTGCTGTCGCTATGGCGGCGTTGACGGCATGATGCGCCGCAACAACGACTTGCTGCTCAATATGACCGGCTGCGGATTGTGTGCACGTTTAGTTGCCATTTGGTCCGGGCGGGCAGATGCTCTGGGCCGCGGGCACAATGGAGAGCAACATGAGCAAGGCCAGTCTCGACAATCGTCACCGCAACAAGGATGGCGAAATCAGCCACAAGCACGGAAACACCCTTGTGGGCACGTTGCGCAAGATTTACGGGCAGGGCTTCGCAGCCGGTTATCCCGAATCCGAGAAGTTGAGCGCAGTTCTGCTGCAGCTGAACGAGACCTCGCTGAGCCAGCTCCGTCGCGATCACGAGACCGGCCATCTCGAGCACAAGATCGCGCACGCCACGAAGTAGCGCGTGATCGAAATGGCGAGGACCCTGCTTTCGATAGAGGATTTGCAGGTACGTGCACTTGCCGAACTCCGGAAGCAGCCTGGCTGCGCAGGGGTTCGCGTGATCGCGATCAACCGCGTCGCGGACAAGCGGGCTGAAAACAACTGGTCGATGTGCGTGTTGTCGGCGGGCGCCGCCGATGCCAACACGGCAGCAGGCGCAGCGCTCCATGTCCAGCGCGCCTTGCGCCGCGACTACGATCTGACGGCGGATTAGGAACCCCGACGCGCCCGGCGATCAGTCATTGAGTGCGATCAGTCATTGAGATGGAAATGCCGCCGCTTCTCGCGCAGCACGCAATTGATGGCGCGATCGGCGGTTTTCTTGTCGGCTTTGCCGTACAGGGTTACCCGCACCGAAAAACTGCCGGGCGCATTGTCCCGGATGATCTGGATGCCGCCAATGGTCTCGCAGCCGGGCCACTGCCT
This genomic window contains:
- a CDS encoding DODA-type extradiol aromatic ring-opening family dioxygenase, whose amino-acid sequence is MTLPLPSLFVSHGAPTLPLTDTPARSFLGELGGMLTRPKAILVISAHWETQVPTISAADRNDTIHDFGGFPRALYELQYPAPGSPAVAAGVSDLLRGSGIDSRIDRSRGLDHGAWVPLLLMYPQADIPVLQLSVQPHLGPLHHLRVGRALAPLRQEGVLIIGSGSLTHDLSEFRGHGPNDPAPDWVNAFADWFHSALTTGRTEDLLDYRRQAPFAVKNHPSEEHLLPLYAVLGAGGERARAERLHASATYSILRMDVYAFRAAGESAPSESPEADRGDALAPAEG
- a CDS encoding DoxX family protein — its product is MIDSRTAPYATLLLRLSLGVLFLAHAGLKFFVFTPAGTAKFFDSVGLPPALAYLTIAVEVLGGIALILGLWTRIAAIVVLPILLGAIFTVHGAAGFFFTNPHGGWEYPAFWSIALIVQALLGDGAFALRFSGADNPLGKLTGAHPH
- a CDS encoding bifunctional protein-serine/threonine kinase/phosphatase — encoded protein: MAQRVSGVKASVGFVSETGPRKRNEDFAGAVFGSELPEPRRDVVAALSDGIGSTKGGREAAEIAVRGFLDGFCDLPETMEVRRAAAIVLNALNGWIYSQAHRDPELSGMGCTFTALVLRGRVAHVLHVGDSRAYRLSRDRLTCLTSDHVRQGGKGGGRSNVLTRALGVETELRLDYGTQPVAQHDRFLLCSDGVHGYLADEFIAGIMQERVSSEDTARALVAAALDAGSADNCTALVLDVVGLATAETADIGANIAQLPLVPVPQGGETIDGFVLKVLLSDGRYTRLFGAEDEVEGGEVALKFPKPMVAGVDAYRAAFIREAWVGARVNSPWLGHVIELPPGRQSCLYTVMPLYQGELLETRIARRPALGLEEGRQIAIKLARAAAALHRVGIVHRDIKPDNVILESGGSLKLIDLGVVRVPGMEDAPPEDIPGTPAYMAPEMFDGEAGNEATDIYALGVTMFRAFTGEFPYGNPDATSRPRRDRPAHLSALRPDLPAWLQAAIGRAIARDPADRFRDMAEFAVEIEAGPARAPVAVHRPRTLYEREPLRFWQGVAALLALALLLSLWRR
- a CDS encoding ammonium transporter, whose product is MALVPSPQWLDTGNNAWQLAAATFVGLQSIPGLTVLYGGIVKKKWAINSAFMAIYAFASVLVVWILFDYNMAFGPQLFPFLGTPGLATSAAFITGQASVPAAAAGMPALTFPMATLIFFQFVFAAITVIILAGSVLGRMNFTAWMIFCPVWMTLVYTVGAFSLWGGGWLAGMGVADFSGGYVIHLAAGTSGFVAAWVIGPRLQADRDHFPPNSLLMTLVGAGILWLGWNGFNGGDPYFANADAGAAVLNTNTCTAVALLVWTVLDKIAYGKPSVLGAVNGMIAGLVAITPAAGYVDGMGAISIGVIAGIIPWLAMNKLQKTRFMMKVDDTLSVFSTHGVAGLTGGLLTGIFANPDMLMYIGTDKEAPGVNITGLLYGNAQQLVLQAEGAAFIIVYNAIATFIILKVIGFIVPLRMDEATLKVGDDAVHGETAYAIGTEGE
- a CDS encoding LysR family transcriptional regulator — protein: MLDRLTGLEVFARVAGAGSLSAAARALGMSQTMVTKHIAALEGRLGVKLFHRTTRRLSITEAGRNYLESSARILAELEAADAAVAADRVEPRGLLRLNAPVSFGTRQIAPLLAEFAARHPRVTVELGLNDRLVDLVEEGWDLAIRIGNLSSSSLIARRIAPCRIAVCAAPSYLKSRGTPRTVASLADHNCLGYTLSQRTPIDRWVFGAGADFSVQISGNLRANNGDALRAAAIAGQGIIHQPTFIVADDLRAGRLVALTLDQPNVELGGIYAVFLPDRHPPARVRAFIDFIAGRFAPEPPWDRELASPRGRGRATG